In one window of Arctopsyche grandis isolate Sample6627 chromosome 6, ASM5162203v2, whole genome shotgun sequence DNA:
- the LOC143913577 gene encoding transmembrane protein 170A: MYSMLSEFHTSELDTIADVISLSPADPLNTFAEMWYQVFLWSLFSSIFVHTCAALISFATLRKHKFGKFFPIFILLMGIAVPSTSGVLSSAAVAFVYRASELHMAPIYAMLWGIGQTATSACIGFTRILATL; this comes from the coding sequence ATGTATAGCATGCTGTCGGAGTTTCACACGTCGGAGCTGGACACGATAGCCGATGTGATCAGCCTGTCTCCGGCAGATCCGCTCAACACCTTCGCCGAGATGTGGTATCAAGTATTCCTCTGGTCCCTGTTCTCCTCCATATTCGTGCACACGTGCGCTGCGCTGATATCGTTCGCTACACTCCGCAAACACAAGTTCGGAAAATTCTTCCCCATATTCATCCTGCTGATGGGCATCGCTGTCCCGAGCACCTCCGGAGTCCTCAGCAGTGCCGCCGTGGCCTTCGTCTACAGGGCTTCCGAGCTGCACATGGCTCCCATTTATGCCATGCTCTGGGGCATAGGCCAGACAGCCACCTCGGCTTGCATCGGATTCACCAGAATCTTAGCCACGCTTTGA
- the LOC143913546 gene encoding uncharacterized protein LOC143913546 isoform X1 has translation MAKFPDKYRHKVDSISDDGLSMKLFAEIHDIDNCVEWVTLYGQLTNSRWIVSRSKDDGGKYVCRKHYKCQFSSRNKKLKKKNFDCSASINIIVKYTNKMTRYRYQHVKDNLPAIITINLQHSHDTESAEVLTSLAPSSATFDRFQGYFDRKMGVAKAIREHAAFLKEEFGDVDKLMVNGIFNPKPRMVAHWYERWRKKHLSDTTAVLPLGDKADTAEYYNAFENNPNSEQLSFSSSTSIQQPLSSSSTTVQQSSSSTTVQQPSSPSSTTNQQSLSSYFTTIQQPLTSSILIEQLPSTSECIHNVIAPVQDYRGYLNSFREAADKLLNNLPMYYGKKIISEIEKCKNPSDYMAIADCFSERKLIRKHYRAPINVQPRAVSKRRSGFTRNIKILTSRRPRIGGCSKED, from the exons ATGGCCAAATTTCCTGACAAATATAGGCATAAGGTGGATTCGATCTCAGACGATGGCTTGTCGATGAAGCTCTTCGCTGAAATCCACGACATTGACAATTGTGTCGAATGGGTTACTTTGTATGGCCAACTAACGAACTCCAGGTGGATTGTATCCCGGTCGAAAGACGATGGCGGAAAATACGTATGCAG aAAACACTATAAATGCCAATTCAGCAgtagaaataaaaaattgaaaaagaaaaattttgaCTGTTCAGCGTCTATTAACATTATAGTGAAATATACTAACAAAATGACTAGATATCGATACCAACACGTGAag gaTAATTTGCCTGCCATAATAACCATTAATTTACAACATTCCCATGATACCGAGAGTGCTGAAGTTCTTACTTCGTTAGCTCCGTCTTCTGCCACATTTGATAGATTTCAAGGCTATTTTGACAGAAAAATGGGTGTGGCGAAAGCAATTCGAGAGCATGCTGCATTTCTTAAAGAAGAATTTGGGGATGTTGATAAATTAATGGTCAACGGAATCTTCAATCCGAAACCAAGGATGGTCGCCCATTGGTATGAGAGGTGGAGGAAAAAACATTTGAGCGATACAACTGCAGTATTACCGTTGGGCGACAAGGCTGATACTGCGGAGTATTATAATGCATTTGAAAACAATCCTAATTCAGAACAGCTTTCATTTTCATCTTCAACTAGCATTCAACAGCCTTTGTCTTCGTCTTCCACTACCGTTCAGCAGTCTTCATCTTCCACTACTGTTCAACAGCCTTCGTCTCCATCTTCCACTACCAATCAGCAGTCTTTGTCTTCATATTTCACTACCATTCAACAGCCTTTAACCTCAAGTATTCTTATCGAACAGCTTCCTTCCACTTCAGAATGTATTCACAATGTTATTGCCCCTGTACAGGATTATCGGGGATATTTGAATTCGTTCCGCGAAGCTGCTGATAAACTATTAAATAACTTACCAATGTATtatggtaaaaaaattatatctgaaattgaaaaatgcaaaaatcCATCAGATTACATGGCAATAGCAGATTGCTTTTCAGAAAGAAAACTAATTAGAAAGCACTATAGAGCCCCAATAAACGTTCAACCAAGGGCAGTTAGCAAGAGGCGATCAGGCTTTACtagaaatatcaaaatattaacTTCTAGACGCCCCCGCATTGGTGGGTGTTCAAAAGAAGACTAA
- the LOC143913546 gene encoding uncharacterized protein LOC143913546 isoform X2: MAKFPDKYRHKVDSISDDGLSMKLFAEIHDIDNCVEWVTLYGQLTNSRWIVSRSKDDGGKYVCRNKKLKKKNFDCSASINIIVKYTNKMTRYRYQHVKDNLPAIITINLQHSHDTESAEVLTSLAPSSATFDRFQGYFDRKMGVAKAIREHAAFLKEEFGDVDKLMVNGIFNPKPRMVAHWYERWRKKHLSDTTAVLPLGDKADTAEYYNAFENNPNSEQLSFSSSTSIQQPLSSSSTTVQQSSSSTTVQQPSSPSSTTNQQSLSSYFTTIQQPLTSSILIEQLPSTSECIHNVIAPVQDYRGYLNSFREAADKLLNNLPMYYGKKIISEIEKCKNPSDYMAIADCFSERKLIRKHYRAPINVQPRAVSKRRSGFTRNIKILTSRRPRIGGCSKED; this comes from the exons ATGGCCAAATTTCCTGACAAATATAGGCATAAGGTGGATTCGATCTCAGACGATGGCTTGTCGATGAAGCTCTTCGCTGAAATCCACGACATTGACAATTGTGTCGAATGGGTTACTTTGTATGGCCAACTAACGAACTCCAGGTGGATTGTATCCCGGTCGAAAGACGATGGCGGAAAATACGTATGCAG aaataaaaaattgaaaaagaaaaattttgaCTGTTCAGCGTCTATTAACATTATAGTGAAATATACTAACAAAATGACTAGATATCGATACCAACACGTGAag gaTAATTTGCCTGCCATAATAACCATTAATTTACAACATTCCCATGATACCGAGAGTGCTGAAGTTCTTACTTCGTTAGCTCCGTCTTCTGCCACATTTGATAGATTTCAAGGCTATTTTGACAGAAAAATGGGTGTGGCGAAAGCAATTCGAGAGCATGCTGCATTTCTTAAAGAAGAATTTGGGGATGTTGATAAATTAATGGTCAACGGAATCTTCAATCCGAAACCAAGGATGGTCGCCCATTGGTATGAGAGGTGGAGGAAAAAACATTTGAGCGATACAACTGCAGTATTACCGTTGGGCGACAAGGCTGATACTGCGGAGTATTATAATGCATTTGAAAACAATCCTAATTCAGAACAGCTTTCATTTTCATCTTCAACTAGCATTCAACAGCCTTTGTCTTCGTCTTCCACTACCGTTCAGCAGTCTTCATCTTCCACTACTGTTCAACAGCCTTCGTCTCCATCTTCCACTACCAATCAGCAGTCTTTGTCTTCATATTTCACTACCATTCAACAGCCTTTAACCTCAAGTATTCTTATCGAACAGCTTCCTTCCACTTCAGAATGTATTCACAATGTTATTGCCCCTGTACAGGATTATCGGGGATATTTGAATTCGTTCCGCGAAGCTGCTGATAAACTATTAAATAACTTACCAATGTATtatggtaaaaaaattatatctgaaattgaaaaatgcaaaaatcCATCAGATTACATGGCAATAGCAGATTGCTTTTCAGAAAGAAAACTAATTAGAAAGCACTATAGAGCCCCAATAAACGTTCAACCAAGGGCAGTTAGCAAGAGGCGATCAGGCTTTACtagaaatatcaaaatattaacTTCTAGACGCCCCCGCATTGGTGGGTGTTCAAAAGAAGACTAA
- the LOC143913546 gene encoding uncharacterized protein LOC143913546 isoform X3 translates to MGYFVWPTNELQVDCIPVERRWRKIRMQKNFDCSASINIIVKYTNKMTRYRYQHVKDNLPAIITINLQHSHDTESAEVLTSLAPSSATFDRFQGYFDRKMGVAKAIREHAAFLKEEFGDVDKLMVNGIFNPKPRMVAHWYERWRKKHLSDTTAVLPLGDKADTAEYYNAFENNPNSEQLSFSSSTSIQQPLSSSSTTVQQSSSSTTVQQPSSPSSTTNQQSLSSYFTTIQQPLTSSILIEQLPSTSECIHNVIAPVQDYRGYLNSFREAADKLLNNLPMYYGKKIISEIEKCKNPSDYMAIADCFSERKLIRKHYRAPINVQPRAVSKRRSGFTRNIKILTSRRPRIGGCSKED, encoded by the exons ATGGGTTACTTTGTATGGCCAACTAACGAACTCCAGGTGGATTGTATCCCGGTCGAAAGACGATGGCGGAAAATACGTATGCAG aaaaattttgaCTGTTCAGCGTCTATTAACATTATAGTGAAATATACTAACAAAATGACTAGATATCGATACCAACACGTGAag gaTAATTTGCCTGCCATAATAACCATTAATTTACAACATTCCCATGATACCGAGAGTGCTGAAGTTCTTACTTCGTTAGCTCCGTCTTCTGCCACATTTGATAGATTTCAAGGCTATTTTGACAGAAAAATGGGTGTGGCGAAAGCAATTCGAGAGCATGCTGCATTTCTTAAAGAAGAATTTGGGGATGTTGATAAATTAATGGTCAACGGAATCTTCAATCCGAAACCAAGGATGGTCGCCCATTGGTATGAGAGGTGGAGGAAAAAACATTTGAGCGATACAACTGCAGTATTACCGTTGGGCGACAAGGCTGATACTGCGGAGTATTATAATGCATTTGAAAACAATCCTAATTCAGAACAGCTTTCATTTTCATCTTCAACTAGCATTCAACAGCCTTTGTCTTCGTCTTCCACTACCGTTCAGCAGTCTTCATCTTCCACTACTGTTCAACAGCCTTCGTCTCCATCTTCCACTACCAATCAGCAGTCTTTGTCTTCATATTTCACTACCATTCAACAGCCTTTAACCTCAAGTATTCTTATCGAACAGCTTCCTTCCACTTCAGAATGTATTCACAATGTTATTGCCCCTGTACAGGATTATCGGGGATATTTGAATTCGTTCCGCGAAGCTGCTGATAAACTATTAAATAACTTACCAATGTATtatggtaaaaaaattatatctgaaattgaaaaatgcaaaaatcCATCAGATTACATGGCAATAGCAGATTGCTTTTCAGAAAGAAAACTAATTAGAAAGCACTATAGAGCCCCAATAAACGTTCAACCAAGGGCAGTTAGCAAGAGGCGATCAGGCTTTACtagaaatatcaaaatattaacTTCTAGACGCCCCCGCATTGGTGGGTGTTCAAAAGAAGACTAA
- the LOC143913546 gene encoding uncharacterized protein LOC143913546 isoform X4, translated as MGYFVWPTNELQVDCIPVERRWRKIRMQDNLPAIITINLQHSHDTESAEVLTSLAPSSATFDRFQGYFDRKMGVAKAIREHAAFLKEEFGDVDKLMVNGIFNPKPRMVAHWYERWRKKHLSDTTAVLPLGDKADTAEYYNAFENNPNSEQLSFSSSTSIQQPLSSSSTTVQQSSSSTTVQQPSSPSSTTNQQSLSSYFTTIQQPLTSSILIEQLPSTSECIHNVIAPVQDYRGYLNSFREAADKLLNNLPMYYGKKIISEIEKCKNPSDYMAIADCFSERKLIRKHYRAPINVQPRAVSKRRSGFTRNIKILTSRRPRIGGCSKED; from the exons ATGGGTTACTTTGTATGGCCAACTAACGAACTCCAGGTGGATTGTATCCCGGTCGAAAGACGATGGCGGAAAATACGTATGCAG gaTAATTTGCCTGCCATAATAACCATTAATTTACAACATTCCCATGATACCGAGAGTGCTGAAGTTCTTACTTCGTTAGCTCCGTCTTCTGCCACATTTGATAGATTTCAAGGCTATTTTGACAGAAAAATGGGTGTGGCGAAAGCAATTCGAGAGCATGCTGCATTTCTTAAAGAAGAATTTGGGGATGTTGATAAATTAATGGTCAACGGAATCTTCAATCCGAAACCAAGGATGGTCGCCCATTGGTATGAGAGGTGGAGGAAAAAACATTTGAGCGATACAACTGCAGTATTACCGTTGGGCGACAAGGCTGATACTGCGGAGTATTATAATGCATTTGAAAACAATCCTAATTCAGAACAGCTTTCATTTTCATCTTCAACTAGCATTCAACAGCCTTTGTCTTCGTCTTCCACTACCGTTCAGCAGTCTTCATCTTCCACTACTGTTCAACAGCCTTCGTCTCCATCTTCCACTACCAATCAGCAGTCTTTGTCTTCATATTTCACTACCATTCAACAGCCTTTAACCTCAAGTATTCTTATCGAACAGCTTCCTTCCACTTCAGAATGTATTCACAATGTTATTGCCCCTGTACAGGATTATCGGGGATATTTGAATTCGTTCCGCGAAGCTGCTGATAAACTATTAAATAACTTACCAATGTATtatggtaaaaaaattatatctgaaattgaaaaatgcaaaaatcCATCAGATTACATGGCAATAGCAGATTGCTTTTCAGAAAGAAAACTAATTAGAAAGCACTATAGAGCCCCAATAAACGTTCAACCAAGGGCAGTTAGCAAGAGGCGATCAGGCTTTACtagaaatatcaaaatattaacTTCTAGACGCCCCCGCATTGGTGGGTGTTCAAAAGAAGACTAA
- the LOC143913561 gene encoding tetraspanin-18B-like, which produces MVQCESFSKYHLILFNVLLLVCGIALLSFSIIYFSNPTYLINATIHLSINETQIFQSNNLPQIYTLCFFAIGPAIILISLVGCLGSFLHQPCLLVTYTIGIIFTLLLEITSGYILIFYQKEADESIRNWLLNSIKYEYRGASENVISKIWDHVFSHFYCCGVNNPSDFENSLFYNETKSKIPNSCCYHLNMKNSTIAESKCPLIVTVDNSYQKGCFEAIIEFFVMYRNAIGGVLIVIFTIEIITIVAAIVLVKSNMSTRGKIT; this is translated from the exons atggTGCAGTGTGAAAGCTTCTCTAAATATCATCTCATACTCTTCAACGTTTTGCTTTTG GTTTGTGGAATAGCACTCCTAAGTTTCAgtatcatatatttttcaaatccaACTTATCTCATAAACGCGACAATTCATCTGAGCATCAACGAAACTCAG atttttcaatcgaataacTTGCCTCAAATTTACACACTGTGCTTCTTTGCAATCGGGCCTGCTATTATTTTAATCTCTCTCGTCGGCTGCCTTGGTTCTTTTCTTCACCAGCCCTGTCTTTTGGTAACG TACACCATTGGAATAATCTTTACACTGCTCTTAGAAATCACATCCGGgtatatcttaatattctaTCAAAAGGAA GCAGATGAATCTATTCGCAATTGGTTACTAAACAGCATCAAATACGAATATCGTGGTGCTTCGGAAAATGTGATATCAAAAATTTGGGATCACGTTTTTTCGCATTTTTATTGCTGCGGCGTAAACAATCCAAG CGATTTTGAAAATTCCTTGTTTTACAACGAAACGAAGTCAAAAATTCCTAACTCATGCTGCTACCATTTAAATATGAAGAATTCTACTATCGCCGAATCGAAATGTCCCTTAATTGTAACAGTCGACAATTCGTACCAAAAG GGATGCTTCGAAGCCATCATCGAATTCTTTGTGATGTATCGGAATGCGATTGGAGGAGTATTGATTGTCATATTTACAATCGAAATTATCACCATCGTGGCAGCCATTGTTCTCGTAAAATCCAACATGTCAACTCGTGGGAAAATTACCTAG